A single region of the Streptomyces sp. NBC_00236 genome encodes:
- a CDS encoding metallophosphoesterase → MTQGAGQEPVVRTATLRDFRVPPYAQSPAPPAPPHPGNGFPGGEPPEGYTPTARDLPVISREDTVQVRAVPEPRPAQESGLGPLYVVGDVHGYLDELVAALTEQDLIDSEGSWSAGNARLWFLGDFTDRGPDGIGVIDLVMRLSAEAAAAGGYCKALMGNHELLLIGAKRFGDTPVNSGAGTATFQAAWLLNGGQKTDMERLQDVHLQWMSRLDAVVEEDEHLLMHSDTTAYLDYGSTIEDVNDTVHAILTRNDADECWDLFRKLTKRFAFRDEAGPQAVQELMAAYGGRRVVHGHSPIPYLLGEVGSEDGEDRSGPLVDGPHVYADGLAIAMDGGVTMAGKLLVVQLPLHD, encoded by the coding sequence ATGACACAGGGGGCCGGTCAGGAACCCGTGGTGCGGACGGCGACGTTGCGCGACTTCCGCGTACCGCCCTATGCGCAGTCCCCTGCGCCGCCCGCCCCACCGCACCCGGGCAACGGATTCCCGGGGGGCGAGCCGCCGGAGGGGTACACCCCGACCGCGCGCGACCTCCCCGTGATCAGCCGCGAGGACACCGTCCAGGTGAGGGCCGTGCCCGAGCCGCGTCCCGCACAGGAGTCGGGACTCGGCCCGCTGTACGTCGTCGGTGACGTCCACGGCTATCTCGACGAGCTCGTCGCCGCCCTCACCGAGCAGGACCTCATCGACTCCGAGGGCAGCTGGTCCGCGGGCAACGCACGGCTCTGGTTCCTCGGCGACTTCACCGACCGGGGACCCGACGGAATCGGCGTCATCGACCTCGTGATGCGGCTCTCCGCCGAGGCCGCGGCCGCCGGCGGCTACTGCAAGGCCCTGATGGGCAACCACGAACTGCTCCTGATCGGCGCCAAGCGCTTCGGCGACACCCCCGTCAACTCCGGCGCCGGCACCGCCACCTTCCAGGCCGCCTGGCTGCTGAACGGCGGCCAGAAGACGGACATGGAACGGCTCCAGGACGTCCACCTCCAGTGGATGTCCCGGCTCGACGCCGTGGTCGAGGAGGACGAGCACCTCCTGATGCACTCGGACACGACGGCGTACCTCGATTACGGCTCCACCATCGAGGACGTCAATGACACAGTGCACGCCATTCTCACGCGGAACGACGCCGATGAGTGCTGGGACCTCTTCCGCAAGCTGACCAAGCGGTTCGCCTTCCGCGACGAAGCGGGTCCGCAGGCCGTGCAGGAGCTCATGGCGGCCTACGGCGGCCGACGCGTCGTCCATGGTCACAGCCCCATTCCCTACCTGCTCGGCGAGGTCGGCTCCGAGGACGGCGAGGACCGGTCGGGACCGCTGGTGGACGGTCCGCACGTGTACGCGGACGGGCTCGCCATCGCCATGGACGGCGGAGTGACCATGGCCGGAAAGCTACTGGTCGTTCAGCTCCCGCTGCATGACTGA
- a CDS encoding LacI family DNA-binding transcriptional regulator, with the protein MTAAGKHQVSRTETPRRGGRQGRAGIRDVAAAAGVSITTVSDALNGKGRLPDATRRHVREVAERLGYRPSAAARTLRTGKSGLIGLTVTTYGDEPFTFTEFAYFAEMARAATSAALARGYALVILPATSRHDVWSNVALDGTVVIDPSDQDPVVTELVRQGLPVVSDGRPAGTLPVTAWVDNDHRAAVLDLLDHLAAAGARRIGLLTGTTTDTYTRLSTTAYLHWCERVGQDPVYESYPAHDPCAGAVAADRLLARPDRPDAVYGLFDPNGTDLLAAARRYGLRVPEDLLLVCCSESTVYATTEPPITTLSLKPRRIGTAVVQLLIDAIEGVDQDGPVEQVIPTELIVRTSSQRRPPRTTVSAPRSPAGD; encoded by the coding sequence ATGACAGCAGCAGGGAAGCACCAGGTGAGCCGGACGGAGACCCCCCGGCGCGGCGGCCGACAGGGACGAGCGGGAATCCGGGACGTGGCCGCCGCCGCCGGGGTCTCCATCACGACCGTCTCCGACGCGCTCAACGGCAAGGGCAGGCTCCCGGACGCCACCCGCCGCCATGTCCGCGAGGTCGCCGAGCGTCTGGGCTACCGCCCGTCCGCCGCGGCCCGAACCCTCCGTACCGGAAAGTCCGGCCTCATCGGCCTGACCGTGACGACCTACGGGGATGAACCTTTCACCTTCACCGAATTCGCGTACTTCGCCGAGATGGCCCGAGCCGCTACCTCCGCCGCACTCGCCCGCGGCTACGCCCTCGTCATCCTCCCCGCCACCTCACGCCACGACGTCTGGTCGAACGTCGCGCTCGACGGCACCGTCGTCATCGACCCCTCCGACCAGGACCCGGTCGTCACCGAACTCGTACGCCAAGGGCTGCCCGTCGTGTCCGACGGCCGGCCGGCCGGGACCCTTCCGGTCACCGCATGGGTGGACAACGACCACCGGGCCGCCGTCCTCGACCTCCTCGACCACCTCGCCGCCGCAGGGGCACGCCGCATCGGACTGCTCACCGGCACCACCACCGACACGTACACCCGGCTCTCGACCACCGCGTACCTCCACTGGTGCGAGCGCGTCGGCCAGGACCCCGTGTACGAGTCGTACCCCGCCCACGACCCGTGCGCGGGCGCGGTGGCAGCCGACCGCCTGCTGGCCCGTCCGGACCGCCCTGACGCCGTGTACGGCCTCTTCGACCCCAACGGCACCGATCTGCTGGCGGCCGCCCGCCGGTACGGCCTGCGCGTCCCGGAGGACCTGCTGCTGGTCTGCTGCAGCGAGTCCACCGTGTACGCGACGACCGAGCCGCCCATCACGACGCTCTCGCTCAAACCGCGCCGCATCGGCACCGCGGTCGTCCAGTTGCTCATCGACGCCATCGAAGGCGTCGACCAGGACGGACCGGTGGAACAGGTCATACCCACGGAACTCATCGTCCGGACCTCCTCGCAACGCCGTCCACCCCGCACGACGGTCAGTGCTCCGCGCTCCCCGGCAGGGGATTGA
- a CDS encoding DUF885 domain-containing protein, with protein MANESVTPRSIADSHLDQVAAHDPMTSAWLGLNPGDDRQPDLSPDGFEAHAELARRSLTALDAVPVPGDPAEQACARLLRERLTAELAMHDTGENYRQLRTVGAHVEQVRSIFTLMPTDTDEDWAAVAGRLRNLPGALDGYRRTLTEGMARGLLAAPRQVTGVIGQLADWTGESAGQGAGRSAGWFAGFVADGTERMRPVLDAAALRATRAVSEFRAWLRNTYLPAAAGTPDAVGRERYLRAARHNTGAELDLDEAYSWAWDEFHRTLADMRVEAERVLPGAGLLETMHHLEEHGHAVKGEEAARDWLQQLMDEAISALDGSHFDLSGPLRKVESRIAPAGSASGPYYQGPSLDFSRPGRTFLPTLEQGTYPTWQLVSIWYHEGVPGHHLQFAQWVTVADRLSRYQVTEGIVSANIEGWALYAERFMDDLGHFSDPARRLGFLDGQMLRTIRVIVDIGMHLGLAVPADSGFHPGERWTGALAAEFMATYNGSPAARRDAEIDRYLGWPGQAIGYKLGERAWLQGRAEAKRRHGAAFDLKAWHMKALSQGSLGLDDLVGSLAAL; from the coding sequence ATGGCAAACGAATCGGTCACCCCGCGCAGCATCGCCGACAGCCACCTCGATCAGGTGGCGGCACACGATCCGATGACCTCCGCATGGCTGGGCCTGAACCCGGGCGACGACCGGCAGCCGGACCTCTCCCCGGATGGTTTCGAGGCCCACGCCGAGCTGGCCCGGCGCAGTCTCACCGCGCTCGACGCCGTTCCTGTGCCCGGCGACCCCGCCGAGCAGGCGTGCGCCCGGCTGCTGCGGGAACGACTGACCGCCGAACTCGCGATGCACGACACCGGCGAGAACTACCGACAGCTGCGCACGGTGGGCGCGCACGTCGAGCAGGTGCGGTCGATCTTCACCCTCATGCCCACGGACACCGATGAGGACTGGGCGGCGGTGGCTGGCCGGCTGCGCAACCTCCCTGGGGCGCTGGACGGCTACCGGCGCACCCTCACCGAGGGCATGGCCCGCGGCCTGCTCGCTGCTCCCCGGCAGGTCACCGGGGTGATCGGCCAGCTCGCCGACTGGACCGGGGAGTCCGCCGGACAGGGCGCGGGCAGGAGCGCGGGATGGTTCGCCGGCTTCGTCGCGGACGGCACCGAGCGGATGCGGCCCGTACTGGACGCCGCGGCCCTCCGGGCCACCCGCGCCGTATCCGAGTTCCGTGCGTGGCTGCGCAACACCTACCTCCCCGCTGCGGCCGGCACTCCGGACGCGGTGGGCCGGGAGCGCTATCTGCGGGCCGCCCGGCACAACACCGGCGCGGAACTCGACCTGGACGAGGCCTACAGCTGGGCCTGGGACGAGTTCCACCGGACGCTCGCCGACATGCGCGTCGAAGCCGAACGCGTCCTGCCCGGCGCCGGCCTCCTCGAGACCATGCACCACCTGGAGGAGCACGGCCACGCGGTCAAGGGCGAGGAGGCCGCCCGCGACTGGCTGCAGCAGCTGATGGACGAGGCGATCAGTGCACTCGACGGCAGTCACTTCGACCTCTCCGGCCCGCTCCGCAAGGTCGAGTCCCGCATCGCGCCGGCCGGCAGCGCCTCCGGGCCCTACTACCAGGGCCCCAGCCTCGACTTCAGTCGCCCGGGACGTACCTTCCTGCCGACCCTGGAACAGGGCACCTATCCGACCTGGCAGCTCGTCAGCATCTGGTACCACGAGGGCGTCCCCGGCCATCACCTCCAGTTCGCCCAGTGGGTCACGGTCGCCGACCGCCTCAGCCGCTACCAGGTCACCGAGGGCATCGTCAGCGCCAACATCGAAGGCTGGGCGCTGTACGCCGAACGCTTCATGGACGATCTGGGCCACTTCTCCGATCCCGCGCGCCGGCTCGGCTTCCTGGACGGGCAGATGCTGCGCACCATCCGGGTGATCGTCGACATCGGCATGCACCTCGGCCTCGCCGTCCCCGCCGACTCGGGCTTCCACCCGGGCGAGCGGTGGACGGGTGCCCTCGCAGCGGAGTTCATGGCCACCTACAACGGCAGCCCCGCTGCCCGGCGTGACGCGGAGATCGACCGCTACCTCGGCTGGCCCGGCCAGGCCATCGGCTACAAGCTCGGCGAACGCGCCTGGCTCCAGGGCCGTGCGGAGGCGAAACGGCGTCATGGTGCGGCCTTCGACCTCAAGGCCTGGCACATGAAGGCCCTGTCCCAGGGCTCGTTGGGTCTCGATGACCTGGTCGGCAGCCTGGCGGCCCTGTAG
- the hisC gene encoding histidinol-phosphate transaminase, translated as MSETSPKLRAELDGVPAYVPGKPAAAGGPVAFKLSSNENPYPPLPGVMESALAAAANFNRYPDMACTALMNELSDRFGVPLSHLATGTGSVGVAQQLLQATSGPGDEVIYAWRSFEAYPIITQVSGATSVKVPLTDGEVHDLDAMADAITDRTRMIFVCNPNNPTGTVVRRAELERFLDRVPGDVLVVLDEAYKEFIRDPEVPDGIEIYRDRPNVAVLRTFSKAYGLAGLRVGFAVAHEPVAAALRKTAVPFGVSQLAQDAAVASLRAEDELLGRVGSLVCERQRVHEALVRQGWTVPESQANFVWLRLGDRTADFAAVCEKAGVVVRPFAGEGVRVSIGEDEANDLFLKVTESYRKEL; from the coding sequence GTGAGCGAGACGAGCCCCAAGCTGCGTGCCGAACTGGATGGCGTTCCCGCATACGTGCCGGGCAAGCCGGCCGCGGCGGGCGGACCGGTCGCGTTCAAGTTGTCCTCCAACGAGAACCCGTATCCGCCGCTGCCCGGGGTGATGGAGTCCGCGCTGGCCGCGGCCGCGAACTTCAACCGGTACCCGGACATGGCCTGCACCGCTCTGATGAACGAGCTGTCGGACCGTTTCGGTGTGCCGCTCTCGCACCTGGCCACCGGAACGGGTTCGGTCGGCGTGGCCCAGCAGCTGCTCCAGGCCACTTCGGGTCCGGGCGACGAGGTCATCTACGCCTGGCGTTCCTTCGAGGCGTACCCGATCATCACCCAGGTCAGCGGCGCCACGTCGGTGAAGGTTCCGCTGACCGACGGTGAGGTGCACGATCTGGACGCGATGGCGGACGCGATCACCGACCGGACCCGGATGATCTTCGTCTGCAACCCGAACAACCCGACCGGCACCGTGGTGCGCCGGGCGGAGCTGGAGCGGTTCCTGGACCGGGTGCCGGGCGATGTGCTCGTGGTGCTCGACGAGGCGTACAAGGAGTTCATCCGCGACCCCGAGGTTCCCGACGGCATCGAGATCTACCGCGACCGGCCCAATGTGGCGGTGCTGCGGACCTTCTCCAAGGCCTACGGCCTGGCGGGACTGCGGGTCGGCTTCGCCGTGGCCCATGAGCCGGTGGCGGCCGCGCTGCGCAAGACGGCGGTGCCCTTCGGCGTCAGCCAGCTCGCCCAGGACGCGGCGGTGGCCTCGCTCCGGGCCGAGGACGAACTCCTGGGCCGGGTGGGTTCCCTGGTGTGCGAGCGCCAGCGGGTGCACGAGGCACTGGTGCGGCAGGGGTGGACGGTGCCCGAGTCCCAGGCGAACTTCGTCTGGCTGCGCCTGGGGGACCGTACCGCCGACTTCGCCGCGGTCTGCGAAAAGGCCGGTGTGGTGGTCAGGCCGTTCGCGGGCGAGGGCGTGCGGGTCTCCATCGGCGAGGACGAGGCCAACGACCTGTTCCTGAAGGTCACGGAGTCGTACCGCAAGGAGCTGTAG